In one window of Dokdonia sp. PRO95 DNA:
- a CDS encoding N(4)-(beta-N-acetylglucosaminyl)-L-asparaginase: MNRRKFINKSVVAGAGIATGASLMACNDLSTENRKKDDNAFAKAKNENIIKPSPIAICTWGFSGATAKAGELLHNGVSALDAIIAGVAVEEENIKNTTVGIGATPDRDGNVTLDACVMNSDGDCGAVLAVENIVNVAALARKVMEETPHVILAGKGAEEFAYEQGFTKQKLLTEERKEAWKEWLKTSNYKPEINIENHDTIGMLAIDSNGDIAGACTTSGLGYKMKGRVGDSPIIGSGLFIDNEVGGAVATGMGEEVLKTVGSFLIVELMRSGMSPQAACEEAIHRITKKGPRYKDFQIAYIAMNKSGETGSHCIHEGFTMMKYQNKKNENILSSFYDTKNS, encoded by the coding sequence ATGAACAGAAGAAAATTCATAAATAAGTCCGTAGTTGCGGGAGCTGGTATTGCTACAGGAGCAAGCTTGATGGCATGCAATGACCTCAGCACAGAAAATAGGAAGAAAGATGATAACGCTTTCGCGAAAGCGAAAAATGAAAACATTATAAAACCATCTCCCATTGCCATTTGCACCTGGGGCTTTTCTGGAGCAACAGCAAAAGCTGGCGAACTCTTACACAATGGTGTTTCAGCACTCGATGCAATTATAGCAGGCGTTGCTGTGGAAGAAGAAAATATTAAAAATACAACTGTAGGTATAGGAGCCACACCAGACAGAGATGGTAATGTAACGCTAGATGCCTGCGTAATGAATTCTGATGGAGACTGTGGAGCTGTGCTTGCAGTTGAAAATATTGTCAATGTCGCTGCCTTAGCCCGCAAAGTTATGGAAGAAACGCCGCACGTAATATTAGCAGGAAAAGGCGCCGAAGAATTTGCTTATGAGCAGGGGTTCACGAAACAAAAACTACTCACCGAAGAACGCAAAGAAGCTTGGAAAGAATGGCTAAAAACTAGTAATTACAAACCTGAAATTAACATAGAGAATCACGACACCATAGGGATGCTAGCAATAGATAGCAATGGAGATATTGCAGGTGCATGTACTACATCTGGATTAGGTTATAAAATGAAAGGGCGCGTAGGAGATTCTCCAATTATAGGTTCTGGTCTTTTTATAGACAATGAAGTGGGCGGTGCCGTAGCGACAGGAATGGGAGAAGAAGTACTCAAGACAGTTGGGAGTTTTTTAATTGTAGAGTTAATGCGTTCCGGGATGTCACCACAGGCTGCCTGCGAGGAAGCAATCCATAGAATCACAAAGAAAGGTCCTCGTTATAAAGATTTTCAAATTGCATATATCGCTATGAATAAATCTGGCGAAACTGGCAGTCATTGTATTCACGAAGGATTTACCATGATGAAATATCAAAATAAAAAAAATGAAAATATTTTATCTTCATTTTACGACACAAAAAATAGTTAG
- the polA gene encoding DNA polymerase I, with translation MTNTTENTQKRLFLLDAYALIFRGYYALIKNPRITSTGMDVSAIMGFTNSLFDVIKRERPDHLAVAFDKGGSSARVEAYEDYKANRDETPEAIRIAIPHIQEILKAMHIPIIERQGVEADDLIGTLSKQAEKEGFKVYMVTPDKDYAQLVSENIFMYKPARMGNGIEIWGIPEVQKRFEVERPEQVIDYLGMMGDASDNIPGLPGVGDKTAKKFIAAYGSMEGLLENTDKLKGKMKEKVIANAELGLLSKKLATIMLDCDVTFDAKDYELSEPDAEAVGKKFEELEFRRMKDQFIKIFSGEADQGTQVSSTPSAKKAAAPSAGAGQFSLFGGDSGATAAAVSDASTRKTIKDTQHFYQKVDSPLARKLFIQNLNNQSSVCFDTETTGLDPLVAELVGIAFSWEAGKGYYIPFPESKEEAQALIEELRPFFENTEIEKIGQNLKYDIKVLAKYHVKVKGKLFDTMLAHYLINPDMRHNMDVLAETYLNYTPVSITELIGKKGKNQKSMRDVSVDDQTEYAVEDADITLQLKHHFEKELDEAGTRKLFDDIEIPLLRVLAAMEVEGINLDVSFLQSLSGDLNADIERLTSEIFAEAGEEFNIGSPKQLGEILFDKMKLVDKPKKTKTGQYSTAEDVLSYLAKDHDIIQKVLDYRGLSKLKSTYVDALPEQVAQDGRVHTDYMQTVAATGRLSSNNPNLQNIPIRTERGRQVRKAFVPRDENHTLLAADYSQIELRIIAALSEEENMIQAFTDGEDIHASTAAKVFNVPLEEVTREQRSNAKTVNFGIIYGVSAFGLSNQTDLSRGEAKELIDNYYKSYPKLRNYMSELVEFARENGYVKTVLDRRRYLNGINSSNGVVRGAAERNAVNAPIQGSAADIIKIAMINIFEKLENSHYKTKMLLQVHDELVFDVPNDELDAIKELIKTEMESAFKMAVPLDVEVGLGQNWLEAH, from the coding sequence GTGACCAATACCACCGAGAATACCCAGAAGAGATTATTTTTACTAGATGCATATGCGCTCATTTTTAGGGGGTATTATGCACTCATAAAAAACCCACGTATCACAAGCACCGGCATGGATGTGAGTGCAATTATGGGCTTTACTAATAGTCTTTTTGATGTTATAAAAAGAGAACGTCCAGACCATCTTGCTGTGGCTTTTGACAAAGGTGGAAGCTCTGCACGTGTAGAAGCTTATGAAGATTACAAAGCAAACCGCGATGAAACTCCAGAGGCAATACGCATCGCGATTCCTCATATCCAAGAGATTCTTAAGGCTATGCACATCCCCATTATAGAGCGCCAAGGTGTAGAAGCAGATGACCTCATAGGAACCCTATCTAAGCAAGCCGAAAAGGAAGGTTTTAAGGTTTATATGGTCACACCAGATAAAGACTATGCACAGCTAGTATCTGAAAATATCTTTATGTACAAGCCTGCCAGAATGGGTAACGGTATAGAAATATGGGGTATTCCAGAAGTCCAAAAACGCTTTGAAGTAGAACGCCCAGAACAGGTTATTGATTACCTAGGAATGATGGGTGATGCCTCAGATAACATACCTGGACTTCCAGGTGTGGGCGATAAAACGGCAAAAAAATTTATTGCTGCATATGGATCTATGGAGGGCTTACTTGAAAATACAGATAAGCTCAAAGGTAAAATGAAGGAGAAAGTAATTGCAAATGCAGAGCTAGGCCTACTTTCAAAAAAGCTAGCCACTATAATGCTAGACTGTGATGTAACTTTTGATGCAAAAGATTACGAACTTTCTGAGCCAGATGCTGAGGCTGTGGGTAAGAAGTTTGAAGAACTTGAGTTCCGCCGAATGAAGGATCAGTTTATCAAAATATTTTCTGGAGAAGCAGATCAAGGAACGCAAGTTTCTTCTACACCTTCGGCAAAGAAAGCAGCTGCTCCTAGTGCTGGAGCTGGTCAGTTTTCATTATTTGGTGGTGATAGCGGGGCGACTGCAGCCGCAGTTTCTGATGCGTCAACACGAAAGACTATAAAAGACACGCAACATTTTTATCAAAAAGTTGATAGTCCGCTTGCGCGAAAATTATTCATACAAAACCTGAACAATCAGTCTTCTGTTTGTTTTGACACAGAAACTACAGGTCTCGATCCGCTCGTTGCAGAACTAGTAGGGATTGCTTTTTCATGGGAAGCAGGAAAAGGTTACTACATACCCTTTCCAGAAAGCAAGGAAGAAGCTCAGGCACTTATAGAAGAGTTGAGACCTTTCTTTGAAAATACCGAAATTGAAAAGATAGGACAGAATTTAAAATACGATATTAAGGTTCTTGCTAAGTATCATGTAAAGGTAAAAGGCAAACTCTTTGATACCATGCTAGCGCATTATCTCATCAACCCAGACATGCGTCACAATATGGACGTACTCGCAGAAACCTACCTTAACTACACACCCGTTTCTATTACAGAACTTATAGGGAAGAAAGGAAAGAACCAGAAATCAATGCGCGATGTTTCTGTAGACGATCAAACAGAATATGCGGTAGAGGATGCAGATATTACTTTACAACTTAAACATCATTTTGAAAAAGAGCTAGACGAGGCTGGTACTCGCAAGCTATTTGATGACATAGAAATTCCGTTATTACGTGTGCTAGCGGCTATGGAGGTAGAAGGAATCAATCTTGATGTCTCTTTCTTACAAAGTCTGTCTGGTGACCTCAATGCAGATATAGAGCGTCTTACATCAGAAATTTTCGCGGAAGCGGGAGAAGAATTTAATATAGGATCTCCTAAGCAGTTGGGTGAGATTTTATTTGACAAAATGAAACTTGTCGATAAACCTAAAAAGACAAAAACGGGTCAATACTCTACTGCCGAAGATGTACTCTCGTATCTTGCAAAAGATCACGACATCATCCAGAAAGTACTAGACTACAGAGGCTTATCAAAATTAAAATCTACCTATGTAGACGCACTACCAGAGCAAGTAGCTCAAGATGGACGCGTGCATACAGATTACATGCAAACGGTTGCAGCTACGGGACGTTTGAGCTCAAACAATCCTAACTTACAGAATATTCCAATTCGTACAGAGCGCGGTCGTCAAGTGCGTAAGGCTTTTGTGCCAAGAGATGAAAATCACACACTACTCGCTGCCGATTATTCTCAAATAGAACTGCGCATTATTGCAGCTTTAAGTGAGGAGGAGAACATGATCCAAGCCTTTACAGATGGAGAAGACATTCACGCTAGTACAGCTGCCAAAGTTTTTAATGTGCCACTAGAAGAAGTTACTCGCGAGCAACGTAGTAATGCTAAGACAGTAAACTTTGGAATTATTTACGGGGTTTCTGCCTTTGGACTTTCTAACCAGACCGATTTATCTCGTGGTGAGGCAAAAGAACTTATAGACAATTATTACAAATCATACCCAAAACTACGCAACTACATGAGCGAGCTTGTTGAGTTTGCAAGAGAAAATGGTTATGTAAAAACAGTGTTAGATAGACGTCGCTACCTTAATGGTATTAACTCTAGCAACGGAGTTGTGCGAGGCGCAGCCGAGCGAAATGCGGTGAATGCTCCTATACAAGGAAGCGCAGCAGATATTATTAAAATCGCGATGATTAATATTTTTGAAAAGCTAGAAAACAGCC